One window from the genome of Carassius carassius chromosome 15, fCarCar2.1, whole genome shotgun sequence encodes:
- the LOC132158287 gene encoding neuronal cell adhesion molecule-like — protein MAIFKILFLLLALCIWCGKCDVFYKRVGDDVSMKCGVNSNSDMDWTFNGELILSINGKRGTKRKGTSHIADKANPYGDTLKVPKLETRDSGDYFCKQSGKQHKVHVVSVFVKPGPVLVKSSDAELHCHIAGDPNIKVQWLRSPSDEEYKEKNQVIQLKPVTSKEEGLWTCKVNDDLKLSVTLTVVDLQSTAVNASTGDDIELPCSLPQSVSQHVVGGGWKADHLKEVTFPTLTNTANAGLHWDSKDSSRVNFTTGQLSTNFDVTLKNVQKSDEGLFVCTVEFEGGAFLRAEMNLMVVEKKLSGKTKQLCTA, from the exons ATGGCAATTTTCAAGATCCTCTTTTTACTTCTTG CGCTGTGTATATGGTGTGGGAAATGTGATGTGTTTTATAAGCGAGTTGGGGATGATGTTTCCATGAAGTGTGGAGTGAATTCAAACAGTGATATGGATTGGACATTTAACGGCGAGCTCATCTTAAGCATTAATGGAAAACGTGGGACTAAACGGAAGG gtacTTCCCATATTGCGGATAAAGCAAATCCATATGGGGACACTTTGAAGGTTCCTAAACTGGAGACAAGAGACTCTGGAGACTATTTCTGCAAGCAGTCAGGGAAACAACACAAAGTGCATGTTGTGTCAG TCTTTGTTAAACCAGGCCCAGTGCTGGTGAAATCTAGTGATGCAGAGCTGCACTGTCACATTGCAGGAGACCCAAATATTAAAGTACAGTGGCTGAGATCCCCTAGTGATGaagaatataaagaaaaaaatcaagtaatTCAACTGAAGCCTGTGACTTCAAAAGAGGAAGGCCTGTGGACGTGTAAAGTCAATGATGACTTGAAGCTCAGTGTAACATTGACTGTTGTTG ATCTCCAGAGCACAGCTGTTAATGCCTCTACTGGGGACGACATAGAGCTGCCCTGTTCTCTTCCTCAGAGTGTATCTCAGCATGTTGTGGGTGGGGGATGGAAGGCTGACCACCTCAAAGAAGTCACTTTCCCAACCCTGACGAACACAGCAAACGCAGGCTTACACTGGGATAGCAAGGATTCATCAAGGGTCAACTTTACTACTGGGCAGCTCAGCACCAACTTTGATGTCACTTTGAAAAAT GTGCAGAAGAGTGATGAAGGGTTGTTTGTGTGTACAGTGGAGTTTGAGGGTGGAGCGTTTCTAAGAGCTGAGATGAATTTGATGGTTGTCGAAAAAAAACTTTCAGGTAAAACAAAACAACTCTGCACAGCCTAA